In one Chitinophagaceae bacterium genomic region, the following are encoded:
- a CDS encoding zinc transporter ZupT domain protein, whose protein sequence is GKHHNAIYGLISGMAVMAISLIILK, encoded by the coding sequence TGGAAAACATCATAATGCAATTTATGGCCTAATAAGCGGCATGGCTGTCATGGCAATTAGTCTTATCATTTTAAAGTAG